A DNA window from Pseudorasbora parva isolate DD20220531a chromosome 5, ASM2467924v1, whole genome shotgun sequence contains the following coding sequences:
- the abhd13 gene encoding protein ABHD13 — translation MEKPWRLWAVLEACLLTVCAWSWGICRVSLLALILTFHLYGGFILLGLILVSVAGILYKFQDVLLYFPDQPSSSRLYVPMPTGIPHENVYVRTKDGVRLNLILLRYTGENPATVPTILYFHGNAGNIGHRVPNALLMLVNLKANVVLVDYRGYGKSEGEPSEEGLYQDAEATLDYIMTRPDIDKTKVVLFGRSLGGAVAIRLASGNPHRVAAIMVENTFLSIPHMAATLFSFFPMRYLPLWCYKNKFLSYRHVVLCRMPSLFISGLSDQLIPPMMMKQLYELSPSRTKRLGIFPEGTHNDTWQCQGYFAALEQFMKELLKSHASEETAQGTTNVTII, via the coding sequence ATGGAGAAGCCATGGAGGTTATGGGCGGTACTTGAGGCGTGTTTGCTGACCGTGTGCGCGTGGTCCTGGGGAATTTGCCGCGTCTCCCTGCTGGCCCTCATTCTGACCTTCCACCTGTACGGAGGCTTCATACTGCTGGGACTCATCCTGGTCTCTGTGGCCGGCATCCTGTACAAGTTCCAGGACGTGCTGCTTTACTTCCCCGACCAGCCCTCGTCCTCGCGCCTTTATGTTCCTATGCCCACGGGAATCCCACATGAGAACGTGTACGTCCGCACCAAAGATGGCGTGCGGCTCAATCTCATCCTGCTCCGTTACACGGGCGAAAACCCTGCCACCGTTCCCACCATTTTATATTTCCACGGCAATGCGGGGAACATCGGCCACCGTGTGCCGAACGCACTGCTCATGCTGGTAAACCTGAAAGCCAACGTGGTCCTGGTGGACTACAGAGGCTACGGAAAAAGCGAAGGAGAACCTAGCGAAGAGGGACTGTACCAGGACGCAGAGGCTACCTTGGATTACATCATGACCCGGCCGGACATCGACAAGACCAAGGTGGTGCTGTTCGGCCGCTCGTTGGGGGGTGCGGTGGCCATCCGCCTGGCGTCTGGCAACCCGCATCGAGTGGCTGCCATCATGGTGGAGAACACTTTCCTGAGCATCCCACACATGGCGGCCACGCTGTTCTCTTTCTTCCCCATGCGTTACCTGCCCCTCTGGTGCTACAAGAACAAGTTTCTGTCCTATAGACACGTGGTTCTCTGCCGTATGCCATCTCTCTTCATCTCGGGCTTATCAGACCAACTCATCCCCCCGATGATGATGAAACAGCTGTACGAGCTGTCTCCTTCTCGGACTAAACGCCTCGGCATCTTTCCCGAGGGTACGCACAATGACACCTGGCAGTGCCAGGGTTATTTTGCCGCCCTAGAGCAGTTTATGAAAGAGCTACTTAAAAGCCATGCAAGTGAAGAGACGGCCCAGGGGACGACCAACGTCACCATAATCTAG